Below is a genomic region from Venturia canescens isolate UGA chromosome 1, ASM1945775v1, whole genome shotgun sequence.
GTTTGATGAGCTTTCACGATTTGTTCGTAGTTGGCTTGCATTATTCTAAGTGCTACAACCTCCTTTCTTAATGcgtttctttcttcctcttgtttttttttctgctggaGCAGAAATTGTATGTAGTCGATGGATTTTTGTAACACAGTTGCCTTGGAGAGTTTGTAACCGGATGAGTCAGTGTGTTGACAGGTCGGTACAAGATCTTGAAGGGAATCATAACCCTTCTTGATTGCATCCCGTCGTTTTTGTTCCGCTTGAGTATGGGCTTCTCTGCGACGCTCTTTGTAACTTATTGTCGAGCTTTTGTTGTCACTGTCTTCATcctctggaaaaaaaattatttttcctcttgattcaattgaacaaaaaaaaatattaaaataatattcacgAATGTTAATGAATTATCTGCAAAAATAGGGAACAAAacatttctcgaaattttgtaaaggaaactatttttttttttctatgaaaattACGAGTGTAAGTTACCTGTGTTGTGAGCAGAAGATGAAGGTGTATTAACGGAACCAGTGCTGCTGCATCGTGAAAATGTGTAACGTTCTGTTGGACTGGATGGTTCAAGCTTCATATCGCTGTCCGAGCCAGCTCCATTGTTTGACATCCTGGCAGTATGACCATCTACAAGAAGATCCGAATTTAgtgcatgattttttatttcaaatttatcctagtctaattataaaaaaactcaATAAGAACATAACAATAGAAGgcggaacaaaaaaaattattctgttAAAAAAGTACGAAAGATACGGCTCAGGGATAGAATGATTTTTACTGAAATAATTAAAGGTTTGAACGATCACAGATGCTCAAAGTTCCAGAAAAAGCGATGTCTAATAAATTTTACTGAAGAATTAATTTGATAAATCATAATCAAAGACAAACACCAATTCGATCGATAATAATAACAGATCACAAACattagaaatttagaaatcaACGAAATTTGAAAAGCGCTTAAGAAGTcatgaaaataacgataagaATAAAATACAACTACTATAAAAATAGGCTATTATTAGGATTACGATTTCACGAGAAAAGTTAGTGACAAAAGTTTTTGAACTACTTCAGTTCATAGTTTTATAGATGATATAAATTCATAGATAATATTGGGATAAATCCAATTTATAGACAATCGAAAATTGGACGATAAACAGCACTGAATTGACAGAGTAAATGAATATTTACTTACGCATCTCGTGACCATCTTTATGAGACATATTCTCGGCCATACTATTAACGCCTACGCGTTTCTTTTTGTACGTTTTACTTCCTATATCTCGCAATGTTTACAATTGTTTCAAGAACGAGTAGTTGAGGACTATGGAACGGGGAACGAgataacaaaaagaaatcttcTCACAAACATACGGTCTCGTAGAGGGTTACGACCGAGAATTACAACTATAGCGAAACACATATGATCTTATCACCCAATTTTGGAAATCGATCCGGATTAAGTGTCCATCAAAGACATGCGATCGTATTCCTTACTAAATTCAGCACACGTAATAATCACAACATAGTGATAAAAAGAAGTGTGAAAATGCGAATTTCGTAACAATGTTGAGCCTCAGTAGCGGCCATTTTGAATCTCGACAAAAGCGACAGTCGCAAAGTAGAGCAATGTGGAACAGCGCTACTTAAGAAGATGCAACTGACACGAGATGTATATGTATAGCGGGTATAGCGTTAACTGTCAAAACGGAACCACGTGAGTTCCCCTGTGGCGCTTCTTCGAAAAAACCCGCCAATGTTTGTCTTTGTTTACATTATGTTTTTGGCATGCCACGCAGCAACGAAACCCACCATCCATTTTGtactgagaaaataaaatcaagtcTCGTTTTTACACACGTAAAGGTCGAGAATTATTTGTTCATTCGATTACTAATTTCATATCAATGTGAGTAATAacctatattttttttcgaatagtgGCACAGAACAATTGTATTAATACAAATTtacttttcgaaaaaacagttcttttttctcataattACTTACTACTTTGAAGACTTACATAGACCCGAAgatgtaaaaaatttcagtatttttccatgatttttaatcatcACATTCCAAAAGTTTTAAAACGaaacggaaattttttttaagcttGCTTCACTGAATGTGATTTTTGTTCTGGAAAATACAATCTTTGACATTTTCAgaaacaccattttttcaaatgaataacaTAAAAGAGCTTCAGAGTCTGCAAATacatatttgtaaaaaatctgaaaatcaaAGACCAAAAGGAGAAAAGTAATGTTAcgatgcaaaaaaattatacattcaattttttagacTCCATGCCGATGTTTGTTAAATTAAGTTTATTGTACGATGTatctaatatatatatttacaatcGTTTCAATACacataaaacgaaaaaagacaATGTTAAATACGTTATCGCAAAACGGATCAGCCATGTAGGGCTCAACACTTATTTTTATCTCATATTCTCAACTTACAATTGGCTTTCGCTTACACTTTCTTCTGAATGTGtattatgcattttttttccttcataaaGTATTCAAATGAGTTCTATTCATTTTTACCCAACGTTACAGAGCATCCGTTTGATTatgcaaaataatttttagttGCGTTGACCGCTGAAACAACGGAACCatatgaaaagtgtttaatcATATTTAAATCGCTTTTACCAAtcgaataacttttttctcttacaAAGTCATTTCGCATCTTGCAACGGCAAGATCTATTGACTCAAAACTGAATTCTTCATAAAACGGTATTAATCTGTCAAGATATATCTATGATAAACGCATGGCTGAAGAAAAATCATACATCTTTCAATCTACCAGCTAATTGCGTattcaatttaaaacattcgattttataTCATTTAATATGTTACCACTGGACGCGTTACATTACCGTATGCAGTGCAAAATACTACAATTATTATTACTTCTTTGCTTTTTGtctgtttttgtttcttttcttctttttttgggGACGGATTTagccgaaaaagaaaaattccttATTATATGAATGAAACAATATTCGTCATACAGTTACCAAAGTTTTATTTTCCCTTGAAAAAACTTGCCACTCATATCGCGTTAAACTTTTGTCTCGAGAGATAGGTAGGCAGTGAATTCgttgataattttataaattcgcATTAAAAGTTTACTGAATTGATTTCTTTATGTTAATCCATCAACGGTCGCGTTATGGCTTTTCGTTATACACTTCCACCGGAAAAATCATAACTTACTGTCAAATAGTATAAGAATTTGGAattgtttttatattcttcGAAATATCGTTTTTGTATGATTTAGAAGTgggagaaaattcatttcaattgtCTTTCGGAACtcaaatatatttatccacagtaattgaaacagaaaaataatcgaaagtgACGACAAATACCATCACAACATTATTCTCTGGTTTCCGTTTATCGAATTCAGCATTTAAGCTCTCTTATGAGCAAGCAACGTTTGGAGTGCGAGTGTCGATCACCGCcgcattaaaaaaagaaaaaaagaaaaatacacaaaacaaaacaagacAGAACTGCTCAAATTTGTTTCGAGACACGAGCACTTTTTATTCCACGTAAAACACAATTTCTAAAGTGTGTGTATGTTTGTGTGTGCAGCGACAACGATTCAAGCgatttgaaagtttctaacgctTCGTATCTGAGAAATACGCGAAATTTTATCAAGTGTTGAATGAACACTATTATTTGCTATTTCGTTTCCTCAAACTCGAATGTTATCATAATGAAtatattatttgaataaagGTCACTTTTCCGCGAATAAATCGATAAAGCATCACAtcttgatgaatttttcgtcgttttgaCATTTGgtattttccttctttttttccgaaatatatttctcacACTCTTCGCACTTGTACtgaatcgttatttttttttctcgttttcttttttgttcattcaCACTACTATCTCGCAAAGTAACTCCCATCTTTGAGTAATTCCTGTTCGacattgattaaaaaattatatatatttatacatatttattcGAACGATTCAGAATAATGACTTTTAGCTCATTGTGGCTTCTACTTTGTTTTTAAACAATACTCCAATTTTCGTATTTAGCATTGCTTTAGAATAAAATACAATCGTCTCGATGGACATGAACTAAAACACAGAGCAGCTCTCTTCCTTTGTCTTTCTCTTTTAATTCACTCGTATTTATAGATACATATAAAGATGTCCGTATATGTATCTATGTaagcgtatatatatatatatatatatttatatataatatattctTTTAaagtaattatttaattatttattgttatatATCTTATTGATCGAATAAGTTTTGAATTAAAATGCTGCGTGGCGCCATCTTTACGTCCAACACGACACTCCTCGACCTCCTGTCGCGTTTTTCCCCACGTGTACTTAAATATTTGTTGGTATTAAAGTATAGTTTATTTATAATCCGTAATCCTGTTTTTTCGATACATTGACCATCAGAATTatgaatgataataataataatgcacAATTTTATTAACCACACTCTTTAACATTAACTAAACATGGGCAATCGTttctaaaaaagaaaattacttgccactcgaacgttgaaaatttcgacTATCTTTCCCCTCTTAAAAATGAACGTCGGAATTGTTTTATTGGATCGCAATTTCGTTGATCCTTATTCCGTCAAATAGAATCTTCAacaaaataagtaaaaaaaattatttcggtaACAACGTGAAAATCCATGTTTTTGGAAGTTCGTAACATTAATTTGATTGTGATTGCGATCATCGATTTGATTAGGCTTTTGATCAATCATACCGtgaatccaaaaatatctctATCTCGCGTTCCAATAATTGCTATTCGTTAAGTGGGTAATATTCCAAAAGAACATGGTATAGtcgatatttattgaaaaaacttgaacgATTCAACAGGCGAACGTTCCAACACTTTTTTCccgattatttcattttttgtttacgctcaaccttaattttttttcttcaattattcGTGTCTGTTTGGGCTTCTTAATCGGGGAAATATGTGTGGCCATTTTGCATCGAGACGACTGTAAGTTTTTCACATGAACTACCACGGGGTTTCCTTTCCCAAAGActgataatcgaaaaaatgttgtgtgttcaaactttattattccgttgttgaaaattttttacaattatttccATGATTATCGAAAAACTTGTTCGCAGAGCTCGTGTCgtacgaattgaaaaattgcagtAAAGAAGACGATGGATAAATTCGATTATCGATCTTCAAAAACCCACGAAACATgagatttttctattttaaataataattataataatattaagaataataagaatattaatgttaataatattaataatggtGATGATAATGAGACCCTTCGGTTCTTTGCGATCGGCTCTTATTTAGAATATTTGGGTATGAATTTTCATAGTTTCCATAAAATGACGAACGGCAAAAAACCGCAACTCTC
It encodes:
- the bigmax gene encoding max-like protein X; translation: MAENMSHKDGHEMHGHTARMSNNGAGSDSDMKLEPSSPTERYTFSRCSSTGSVNTPSSSAHNTEDEDSDNKSSTISYKERRREAHTQAEQKRRDAIKKGYDSLQDLVPTCQHTDSSGYKLSKATVLQKSIDYIQFLLQQKKKQEEERNALRKEVVALRIMQANYEQIVKAHQTEPGHAEMRVSDETKFQVFQAIMNQLFLTFNNISVANFAELSGCVFSWLEEHCKPQTLREVVLGVLQQLNSQIS